One window from the genome of Antechinus flavipes isolate AdamAnt ecotype Samford, QLD, Australia chromosome X, AdamAnt_v2, whole genome shotgun sequence encodes:
- the LOC127543249 gene encoding casein kinase I-like, whose product MASSSSSSNSNILSSEFIVGGKYKLIRKIGAGSFGDIYLAINITNNEELAVKLESQKARHPQLLYESRLYKLLQGGMGIPRTRWYGQEKEYNILVMDLLGPSLEDLFNFCSRKFTLKTVLMLADQMITRIEYVHTKSFIHRDIKPDNFLMGIARPRNTRGGYSGGKRKRGGAAVANRSQDPSFSGLNQLYLIDFGLAKRYRDNRTKQHIPYREDKNFTGTARYASINAHLGIEQSRRDDVESLGYVLMYFNKSILPWQGIKAATKKQKYEKIIEKKMSIPVDVLCQGFPSEFAMYLNYCRGLRFEEAPDYLYLRQLFRILFRSLDYKYDFMFDWTLLKQKAEQEQAASSSDQGQKTQPPPPPAPKNTRPRRVTRRSARQQEMKKMAQS is encoded by the coding sequence ATGgctagtagcagcagcagcagcaatagtaataTCCTTAGCTCTGAATTCATTGTGGGAGGGAAATATAAGCTGATCAGGAAAATCGGGGCGGGGTCCTTTGGCGACATCTATCTGGCCATCAACATCACCAATAATGAAGAATTGGCCGTGAAGCTAGAATCTCAGAAGGCCAGGCACCCCCAGCTGCTGTATGAGAGCCGACTCTATAAGCTTCTGCAAGGTGGGATGGGCATTCCCCGAACCCGTTGGTATGGTCAGGAGAAAGAATATAATATCCTTGTCATGGATCTGCTTGGGCCCAGTCTTGAAGACCTCTTCAATTTCTGTTCCCGGAAGTTCACTTTGAAAACCGTGCTGATGTTGGCTGACCAGATGATTACCAGAATCGAATATGTGCACACCAAGAGCTTTATCCACAGAGATATTAAACCAGATAATTTCTTGATGGGTATTGCACGTCCTCGCAATACTAGGGGTGGTTATTCAGGGGGTAAGAGAAAAAGAGGTGGGGCAGCAGTTGCTAATAGGTCTCAGGACCCATCTTTTTCAGGTTTAAACCAGTTATATCTCATTGATTTTGGTTTGGCTAAACGGTACCGAGATAACAGAACCAAGCAACATATACCCTACAGGGAAGATAAGAATTTCACCGGCACTGCCCGGTATGCCAGCATCAATGCACACCTTGGCATTGAGCAGAGCCGTCGGGATGATGTGGAGTCCCTTGGTTACGTCCTGATGTATTTCAACAAGAGCATCCTGCCCTGGCAGGGGATAAAGGCTGCAACCAAAAAGCAAAAGTATGAGAAAATCATTGAGAAGAAGATGTCCATCCCTGTTGATGTTCTGTGTCAGGGCTTTCCGTCAGAATTTGCCATGTATCTTAATTATTGCCGTGGCCTTCGCTTTGAAGAAGCACCCGATTACTTGTACCTCAGGCAGCTATTCCGTATTCTGTTCAGAAGCCTAGATTACAAGTACGACTTCATGTTTGATTGGACACTGTTAAAGCAGAAAGCAGAGCAGGAGCAGGCAGCCTCTTCTTCTGATCAGGGTCAGAAGACACAGCCACCTCCTCCTCCAGCACCCAAAAATACCAGACCAAGAAGAGTGACCAGAAGATCTGCCAGGCAGCAAGAGATGAAGAAGATGGCCCAGAGTTAA